One region of Gouania willdenowi chromosome 13, fGouWil2.1, whole genome shotgun sequence genomic DNA includes:
- the gpr4 gene encoding G-protein coupled receptor 4: protein MCNISFCNVDSKVDQYFQPTLYIIVIILGLPTNCMALWAAYMQVRQRNELGIYLINLSVADLLYIGTLPLWIDYFLQRDDWIHGQGSCKLFGFIFYTNIYVSIAFLCCISLDRYLAVAYPLRFAKVRRIKTAVVVSVVVWLIEIVANSAPLFHDELFKDRFNHTFCFEKYPMQDWVAGMNLYRTFLGFLAPWTAMLVAYRGILAAVRCNVSTERQEKAKIQRLALSLILIVLVCFGPYHVLLLVRSVMFLNQPCDCSSEESLFASYHVSLALTSLNCVADPILYCFVNEGARHDVGRALTTLLSAACHRSRPSPSHGDVLNAGSVTMETPLSVKKQTCVYGNGNKTNNYKTELEALKEECLQMTILSVRK, encoded by the exons ATGTGCAACATCTCCTTCTGTAATGTGGACAGTAAGGTGGACCAGTACTTCCAGCCAACGCTCTACATCATAGTCATCATCCTGGGACTGCCCACCAACTGCATGGCCCTGTGGGCGGCCTACATgcag GTCCGACAGCGTAACGAGTTGGGCATCTACCTGATTAACCTGTCTGTGGCCGACCTCCTGTACATCGGCACCCTCCCCCTGTGGATCGACTACTTCCTGCAACGTGACGACTGGATCCACGGCCAGGGCAGCTGCAAACTGTTCGGCTTCATCTTCTACACCAACATCTACGTCAGCATCGCCTTCCTCTGCTGCATTTCACTGGACCGATACCTGGCTGTGGCTTACCCGCTGCGCTTTGCCAAGGTCCGACGCATCAAAACAG CGGTGGTGGTCAGCGTGGTGGTCTGGCTCATTGAGATCGTGGCCAACTCTGCTCCACTATTCCACGACGAACTCTTCAAGGACCGCTTCAACCACACCTTCTGCTTTGAGAAGTACCCGATGCAGGACTGGGTGGCGGGGATGAACCTCTACAGGACGTTTCTGGGCTTCCTGGCGCCGTGGACGGCCATGCTGGTGGCATACCGCGGGATCCTGGCCGCCGTACGCTGCAACGTGTCTACGGAGCGGCAGGAAAAGGCCAAGATCCAGCGCCTGGCCCTGAGTCTGATCCTGATAGTTCTGGTGTGCTTCGGGCCGTACCACGTGCTGCTCCTGGTCAGGAGCGTCATGTTCCTGAATCAGCCGTGTGACTGCAGCTCAGAGGAGAGCTTGTTCGCCTCGTACCACGTGTCGCTGGCGCTCACCAGCCTCAACTGCGTGGCAGACCCGATATTGTACTGTTTTGTCAACGAAGGGGCTCGGCACGATGTGGGCCGCGCCCTCACCACCCTACTGTCGGCTGCCTGCCACAGAAGCCGGCCCTCGCCGTCCCACGGTGACGTGCTCAACGCTGGCTCTGTCACCATGGAAACGCCGCTGTCTGTGAAGAAGCAGACGTGTGTTTACGGCAACGGAAACAAAACCAACAACTATAAGACTGAGCTGGAGGCTCTGAAAGAGGAGTGTCTGCAGATGACCATCCTTAGCGTCAGGAAGTGA